From a region of the Haematobia irritans isolate KBUSLIRL chromosome 4, ASM5000362v1, whole genome shotgun sequence genome:
- the LOC142233958 gene encoding uncharacterized protein LOC142233958, with product MANFNIWNYQIPLPPPIICNSMECIVSNLNPNAKEFYPSWHIRAEKTNEFGFNRLLSWRTISKPKQIVMVKYEVLREPQELQAIVYDRVRGLVDTSVSKMELLYGALMVRDKRIYKPQILSKSKDIEKKNPNSKSNTMETKKKPTIQSSIITKSDISKSKVKEKTKSCTSSSCLNKTVTSIKPNSCLDKNVPKVVLQRDLGMVKDKLNIHELEIVSNSKNIKNQSIPITARAIKKPPGQPSITAKSDSTKDKPSYLLVEENTKSSCASSSCLNKTGGTSVKSNSSSEKSVRLRIPQMSKCSDKSRGTKASNLRKTEEQNIK from the exons ATGGCCAACTTCAATATATGGAATTATCAAATACCACTACCACCACCAATAATCTGTAATTCTATGGAATGCATTGTATCAAATTTAAATCCCAATGCGAAAGAATTTTATCCTTCATGGCATATAAGAGCCGAGAAAACTAATGAATTTGGCTTCAATCGTTTGCTATCATGGCGTACAATTTCAAAGCCCAAACAAATAGTTATGGTCAAATATGAAGTATTAAGGGAACCTCAAGAGCTTCAAGCAATAGTATATGATCGAGTGCGAGGATTAGTGGATACATCAGTCAGTAAAATGGAATTACTCTACGGTGCATTAATGGTAAGGGACAAAAGAATTTATAAACctcaaatcttatcaaaatcaaaggatatagagaaaaaaaatcccaACTCTAAATCTAATACAATGGAAACCAAAAAGAAACCTACCATACAATCTTCGATAATAACGAAATCAGATATCTCAAAGAGCAAGGTTAAGGAGAAAACTAAGTCATGTACATCCTCGAGTTGTTTAAACAAAACTGTAACATCAATCAAACCGAACAGTTGCCTTGATAAAAATGTGCC TAAAGTGGTATTACAGCGGGATTTAGGTATGGTAAAGGATAAACTAAATATTCATGAACTAGAAATCgtatcaaattcaaaaaatataaagaatcAATCAATTCCAATCACTGCAAGAGCAATTAAGAAACCTCCAGGTCAACCTTCAATAACTGCAAAATCAGATTCTACAAAGGACAAGCCTTCATATTTACTGGTTGAGGAAAATACTAAATCCAGCTGCGCGTCCTCGAGTTGTTTAAACAAAACTGGTGGAACATCAGTCAAATCGAACAGTTCCTCAGAGAAAAGTGTGCG CCTAAGGATACCACAAATGTCAAAATGCTCGGACAAATCACGTGGAACAAAGGCTTCAAATCTTCGAAAAACTGaagaacaaaatataaaataa